A single Apostichopus japonicus isolate 1M-3 chromosome 11, ASM3797524v1, whole genome shotgun sequence DNA region contains:
- the LOC139976324 gene encoding protein-S-isoprenylcysteine O-methyltransferase-like: MAIPPEASLSLRWFFIGNSVLFLHYLLVFLWNANNKNLSNHMLLLFAFALINFITILLRYRRRREHRLMSLQALFLGIVFGGGTILSLGHLPVAGFGWYLCVLSFFHFSEFIFTALYQYPSLTVESFLLNHSFAYAIAAFSSWMEFFLELYFFPSIKCWPIMLVGLVLCLTGEFMRKIAMLTAGRSFNHYIQMTKDEDHHLVTHGIYAWSRHPSYVGWFYWSVGTQILLCNPLCLFAYTFASWRFFKERVEDEEITLVHFFGESYLKYQRQVGTKLPFIKGYRMEL, encoded by the exons atggccaTTCCTCCAGAGGCATCTCTTAGTTTACGATGGTTTTTCATCGGAAACTCTGTGCTCTTTCTCCATTACTTGCTCGTGTTCCTATGGAATGCGAATAATAAGAATCTATCTAATCATATGTTGCTCTTATTCGCGTTTGCTCTTATAAATTTCATCACAATTCTATTACGGTACAGAAGGCGACGTGAGCATCGATTG ATGTCCCTACAGGCCTTATTTCTGGGTATTGTCTTTGGAGGTGGAACCATACTCAGTCTTGGTCATCTTCCAGTGGCTGGGTTTGGCTGGTATCTTTGTGTTCTTAGtttctttcacttttcagaGTTTATATTTACAGCCTTGTACCAATACCCAAGTCTGACGGTGGAATCATTCCTTCTTAACCATAGCTTTGCATATGCCATTGCTGCTTTCTCCAGCTGGATGGAATTTTTCTTAGAGCTGTATTTCTTTCCTT CAATAAAGTGTTGGCCCATAATGTTGGTTGGACTTGTACTCTGTTTGACAGGGGAGTTTATGAGAAAGATAGCCATGCTTACTGCTGGGAGGAGTTTTAACCATTATATACAAATGACTAAAGATGAAGACCACCACTTGGTGACACATGGTATCTATGCTTGGTCCAGGCATCCATCATATGTAGGCTGGTTCTACTGGAGTGTGGGCACTCAG ATTCTGCTATGCAACCCTTTATGTCTCTTCGCCTACACATTTGCATCTTGGAGATTTTTCAAAGAAAGAGTAGAGGATGAAGAAATAACCTTAGTTCATTTTTTCGGTGAGAGTTATCTGAAATACCAGAGGCAAGTTGGGACCAAACTTCCTTTCATCAAAGGGTACCGAATGGAACTTTGA